Proteins encoded by one window of Cloeon dipterum chromosome 2, ieCloDipt1.1, whole genome shotgun sequence:
- the Dtwd2 gene encoding tRNA-uridine aminocarboxypropyltransferase 2, which translates to MTDSEDAIWDELSGIPADPPVMRDKCGACKRPHSVCWCPFLPQTTITTRSRVVILQHPAEEKRCLRTVPMLELALSPGQCNVYKGKKFPSAKHTGLEELLRTPNTLVLYPSKESIPIENIPKVEEDSEPYNLVVIDGTWAQAKSMYHNSPLLHKCIQVKLPMKGESEYIIRTQPNEGCLSTVEAVAEALGILEGRHRLKHELLQPLQALCRFQIWHGAVPHQSKKTLLDIGEYRKPVGKRTRKKLYSLVDIPSVQDCKGKEPS; encoded by the exons ATGACCGACTCTGAGGACGCGATCTGGGACGAATTAAGTGGAATTCCCGCCGACCCGCCTGTCATGAGGGACAAGTGTGGCGCCTGCAA ACGACCGCATTCGGTGTGCTGGTGCCCCTTCCTGCCACAGACTACCATCACAACCAGGAGCCGAGTGGTCATCTTGCAGCATCCTGCAGAGGAAAAACGATGCCTGAGAACCGTGCCTATGCTCGAACTCGCCCTCTCTCCGGGCCAGTGCAACGTTTACAAGGGAAAAAAGTTTCCCTCAGCAAA GCACACTGGTCTTGAAGAGCTGCTGAGAACGCCCAACACCCTTGTTTTGTACCCGTCAAAAGAGTCTATCCCAATAGAGAACATTCCCAAAGTGGAAGAGGACAGCGAACCGTACAATCTGGTCGTCATTGACGGCACTTGGGCCCAAGCCAAGTCCATGTACCACAACAGCCCTCTTCTCCACAAATGCattcaa GTTAAGTTGCCGATGAAGGGAGAAAGCGAGTACATCATTCGAACGCAGCCAAACGAAGGTTGTCTTTCAACGGTGGAGGCGGTAGCAGAGGCATTGGGCATCCTTGAAGGGAGGCACCGACTTAAACACGAGCTACTGCAACCGCTGCAGGCCTTGTGCCGCTTCCAGATATGGCACGGTGCTGTACCACACCAAAGCAAGAAGACGCTGCTTGACATAGGCGAGTACAGGAAGCCTGTGGGCAAGAGGACGCGCAAGAAGTTGTACAGCCTCGTCGACATTCCCTCTGTGCAGGACTGCAAAGGCAAGGAGCCAAGCTGA